ggaaggtatcACCATAGCACAGGGGTGGAACTGGACACCCTTTAATGTCCCTACTCACCCAAACCATGCTGGGATACAACTTTATGAAGGCAGTCCAAGGAAATTCAGGGAGCAGCCAGGTGTGtccctcccaccctcccagcactCACTGTACTCCCAAAACTGATCTCAGCTTCCTGTCAGAGTTCACCTTTGTTTTCTACACTCACTTGTTTCACCTTCTCCTCAAAGTCAGCATCGTTGTGGTCCGAAATCATCTGTGCAAGTCGAATCTGTTCTGCAGTAGCCTAAAGAAATCAGAGCACATTGTCAGAGTGGTGCATTTCCAAACCATCCTCCAAAGGCCATTCTGCTACCCCAAGTTCTCTGGAAACCCTGGAAAGGAATCAGCATGGCAAAGACAAGACACAAACATGggtcagagaaggaaaaatccagggagaaagcaaaatgaaaaagaagCAAGAAGAGCAGTCTGGAAGAAAGGGATTTACTGTTGAATGGCCTCATGGCACCACATGAGCAGCAGCCACCCAAACCACATCTGTTTTGGGCCAGACCTCACCACCACCACACCACCAAGACCCACTGCAGATGGCTTCTCAGCCACTTACATTCATTAAAGCATGTGAGGAATggacaaaaggaaataaaaccaaatctcAGCGGCAGCTCCCAACTGGAGCCAGACATGGAAACCCCAGCGTCAGCAGCTGCCCAATTAACCTGactctggcagcagcaccttgtGACACATGGGGAGCTCGTTAGGCCAGCCCAGGTGTCAGCACTGGAGCAGCCAGGTCTCCCCTGGTGTGTCTGGACACTGCCCTTACCTGTGGCCGCTGCTTGTGCTGCGTCtggctctgtgtctgtgtctgctcccagctgccccggGCTCGGGTAGTGCCCACCGATGTCATCATTTACAGTATATACAAATAACAGTATTTACAAGGTTGAACTCTgtggtggggcaggggagaagagagaacGGATTGTTAGATACCAAAAACAAAAGGCAGCACCAAGACTGAACAATCACAAGGGTAACACGGCCAGAATGGCTGCTGCAGGTCCCCCTGCACCCCACCacttccccaaaaccccagtgGGCCAGGCTGCCATCACCACGTGCTCCCAACACAAAATGGCCACTTCTTGAGGTTTCTCTCTGGATACCATGGCAGGGTGCTCCAGAAGGAATATCAGCTGCATCCAGGTGGGAGCCATCAGGCACCAGGAGCCAAAGGAAAATCACAGACTCACAGACAGGtgtgggttggaagagaccttgaagctcacccagttccacccccctgccatgggcagggacaccttccaacAGCCCAGGTAGcaccaagccccatccaacctggccttgaacacttccagaggtggggcagcctctgggcaagctgtgccagggcctcaccaccctcactgtaaaaaaaaacctctttctCAGGTAATCTACTGACCCTccttcagtttgaagccattccctgcaCTTGAGGCAAAGGGTTTAACAACTTCTTGTTGGAACGTGTGTGAGTGGACAAAGATCTGCCATGCACCCAAGCTGAGGCTGTGGCCATCAAATGGAGCAGGAAGGCTTGAAAAAAGCTTCAAAAAAACATCACTTGAAGGACAgagcatctcagagcctcagaCACATCAGCTACTTCCCCTTCTCCTTTCTTGCCTTTAAAGCAGAGCAGGGGAAGCAAAAATGCTCCAGCAATAAGTGTTGCTATAGGTCTGtggaatttttgttttaagGAAAACCTGCCCTTGCAGAAGTGCCTATTTTTGCTTATTTAAATTATTCCCTTATTTAAATTATTCCCTGGAAAAACAACATTTTTCCTAGTATTCCTGATCAAAAacatactaaaaaaaaagtgaataagATGTCTGCAAGGAATAACAGCCAGTAACACTGCTAGATAACACTGCTGGaggcaaaaaatcccaagaaaAGTTTGAGTGTCCAAAGCAAGCAGAGTTTTCTAACCTCACACTGGGCCTTGGGGCAGGGGGTGTTGGAAAAGGATTAGCACTGAGGTTTTACCCTCTCTAGTGCCTTTCAGGCAAAAGGGATGTGAGAGACATCCCACAGCACTTGTCAGGACTTCTGAGGCCCTGAAATTTCAataatcacagaattcacaTTTTTTGTATTTCATTCCTAAGACTGCAAAGCCTtgccccaaagcagcaggacctgctgctgtgccccaggcagaCACGAGGGACAGGGGAAGGAGCCACAgagtgcaggagcagggagctcagTAAGAGAACCAGTGCAGGATCTGATCTGGCACACTGCTGTCCATGAGCACAGGGAAACACACGGTGTGCCAAGGAGggagcagagaagcagcagcagaaaacagTGCAGGAAAAGCTGGGGAATCTCCTGCTGAAGTTTGCAAATACTCAACTGGGTGAGAAATCCATCCTGAGAGCAGGGAGGCCCTAACATTGCCTCTACACCCCCCACACCAGTGCCTGGCCTTTCTCTGGAGGCAAGTTTCTGTgcaactgctcctgcagctccccacaAAACCTCCAAATTCCCCCCTTCACAGCCACCCATGCCAACTTAACACCAGAGTTTTACAGCTCTACAGTGCCAAGGTCCCTTATGAGGAAACAATCCAAGCTACCAGGAGCCCCAGAGGAAAGGGGGAAGAGCACCAAGGCTGCACTTCTGCCAAGGCACAGCAGAAAAAGCCTTCTATCCCCAGCCATCCCCTCTGTGCAGGCTCCACTCCCAtggtatatatttatttttgctttcttccagTTGTAAATAATTTGTTGTATTAAaccagcctggcagcagaacCACGGGCCCAGAGGGAAGTGATTCCACACATCCACAGAAACccaagctgcagctccagcaggctgAGCCCAAACCTTGTGCAGCCCAGGCattgctcagcagctgccatgcTGCATCACTGCCACCAGGAACACCAGCTTTGTAATTTAACACACTAAGAACCCCTAAAAAAACCACCTACAGTAAAAATCTCACCAGAACCTGACTCTGGTGAGGCTGGCAGGTGAGGAGGTGTCCCCATGGGGAAAGAGGATTTGGCTACTGGGACCAATTCCTCACTGGGGGAACTTGGGATCAGCTCAGTGGCAGCAGTGACCCACAGAACCCCAAtgcctgcactgccctgcagctgcaagAAAGCTTCCCAGCCCAAAGCTGCTCTCTTCAAAAGCATTCCACCTCTCCTCTTGAAAGAGCAAACCTGCAGCCAGGCACCAAAGCCTTGGCatcacctggagcagggctcACGCCTCTGCACTCACACAGGGCTCAGGGAAAACAAAGAAGCTTCACAGTTACAGGTCACAACACCCTCTGCCAAAGTCAGTGCAGCAGATGAGACATTTGCTGTCACCCCCTTTCCTTCTCAGACCTGCCTTCCCACCAGGCCTCAAGAGGAGAGTCTCGACTAGGCAAGGAAAGTGCGGAGTCTCCAGAAAATGAGGGGATACAAAAATGTAACAAACTGTTCATTTTATTAGAAACGTCAGAGAAGTTACAGTTTCAGAACCAGGATCTGTAGGTGCCATGGTGCCAgacctgctggctgctgctcgCCCTGGCACATCCCAGTTTCAGTTTCCTGATGTGTTAATACAGAAAAATGGTATTCTCATTCCATTCCGACCAAGCTAATTAACATGTGCAAAAAAGCTCCAAAGGCCGAAAGTAAAGGGCCAGAGAAGGCAAAGCTTTTCCTGCAACAGGGGGCAGAACGAGGACCCAAAAAAAGGGTTATCAATACGACAAGTTTTCCCCACAGCAAAGACATGGTGGCCGCAAACCGAATCATTCCACGTACGCAAAGCACGAGCTTTTTAGGGAGATATACCATCGGAGACCCCGGCTCGGGACCGCCGGGCAGCGCTTTGCTCGGGAGACTTCCGGGCCGGAGGGCGCAAGCAGAGCCCCCAACCGGGATTCAGGGACGTGGGACAGGGCGGCACTCCGGcccggggctcctgcaggaCCCCCGAGCCGCCGTTACCGGGGAATCTCACGTGGGCAGCGGGAAGAGCCGTGCCGCGGCCCGCGGGGCGCCACCGAGGAGCGGCGGGCCTGGCGGGCCGCAAggagcccggcggggcgggagcACGGCTCCCATTGTTACCgccggcagcggcgggcacGGGCGGGCCCCGAGAGCGCGGCAAGGTCGGAGCCGCCCGACCCCGCGGCGCGGCGCGCGGCTCGCAACGAGGCAACGAaccggagcggagcggggccgggcgggagcCCCCCACGGCGGCGCCAGGCCGGGCCCGCAACGGAGAGGCGGGCGAGTCCGGGCCGCTTCCGCCCTCATGGCCGCGGCCGCCATTTCACCCCCCCACCACCACCCGCAcccggcccgcccgcccgccTCACCTGCGGCGGCCGCGCGCTACGCCAGCCCCCGGCTACGGCCCGGCCCACTAGGCCGCGCGGGGcccagcggcggcggcggcggggctcAGAGCCGCCCGCGGGGCGCCGGACGCGGCTGGGCCGGGTGGGCGGGAGGCGGCGAGGCCGGGCAGGGtaggggcggggggggggcggcggcgggagccggCGGGGGCGGGTTCGGGGGCCGCGCGGtaccggagccgccgccgccgccgccgcaacTTTACCTGGGTCCGCCCGCACTGACAactcccccggccccgcccccggcacGTGACCGGAGGCGGGGCGGGGCTGCCCACGCCGGGCACGTGACGTACGCGGGGCCGCTgcggcgggcccggccggggTCACGTGGGCGGCGGGCGCGCAGGGCGGCTTGGCGGCCGCCATGTTGTgcggcgccgggccgggccgggcatgGCGGGGGCCGGCAGCAACTGGCTCTCGGGGGTCAACGTGGTGCTGGTCATGGCTTACGGCAGCCTGGTGaggggcggcgcggcgcgggctGGCGGGTGGGTGCGGCCGGGAGTGCCCGCGGGGCCCGCCGCGAGGCTGGTGCTGGCGCGGCCGGGGAGCTGCCGTGGGCCCGGGCCTGAGGGGGCGAGGAGCGTCCCGTGAGGCGCGGCTCGGACGGTGTGGGGAGCTTCCCACACCGGCTGGAGGGCCCgcgtggtggggagggggcgtgAGCGGCAGCGTGTGTGGAGATGGGGAGGGCGTGGGGCTGCCCTGAGCGTCCGTGGGCTGGACGGggagctctggggtcccagggGTGGGCACAGGGCGGCTGTGAGAGCTGCGCGCCTGACCCCCGGCCCGCTGTGCTCCGCAGGTCTTTGTGCTGCTGTTCATCTTCGTGAAACGCCAGATCATGCGCTTCGCCATGAAATCCCGCCGCGGCCCCCACGTGCCTGTGGGGCAGCACGCTCCCAAGGTGGGTATTCTGCATTCCCTGCACCCAGCCATGCCTGGAGGGacgtgcaggagctgctgcctcacagTGCTGATAGGCACTGGGGAGGATGTAGccatattttattaaaaaatcctTTGTTAGGATTTTACTTCTAttctgagaagcctcagaaaagaaatgtcaacaattaactatctgatggctgtggaatgaaCGTGGTCTGGTTGCTAAACAACAGGTGCgtctgtgattggtgcatgttagttgtttctaattaatggccaatcaaAGATGCAGCTGCATCAAACTCTGAAAGTCATGAGCTTTTTATCattctattccattccattccattcctgttctttctagccttccAATGAATCCTTtcctctctattctttttagtatagtttaaaTATATCATTTTAATATCATCTATATCAgaatataataaaccagccttctgaaacatgaaGTCAAGATTCGTGTCTCCTCACACAAAGCACCGACCATAGGAGGGTGCAGTTTGTCTAGGGCTGTTCTTATCCTTTTGATCCCACAAAGGAGCAGTCTGTAAACgttttttccctgctgtacAGGATTTAAAGGAAGAGATTGACATTCGACTGTCCAGGGTGCAGGACATCAAGTACGAGCCACGGCTGTTGGCAGAGGATGACAGCCgcctcctgcagctggagaCACCAGGTACTGTGCCAGaggtctgtgctgctctgctccctggggccAGCCACGCCTCTGACTGCTCCTCTTGGTGTCCTGTCACACGGGATGGTGTCTCTTCTCctgttttccctttccccacctccctctaGGGTTTGCAGAGATCTCAGTTTGTGCTTTCCCCCTACCAGGCTGCTATAACTACCTGTACAGGATGAAGGTGCTGGATGCAATCAGGACATCAGGTAAGGGAGCCCAGGGCAACAGTGGGAGCAGAAGGGTGCAGAGAGACCCTGAATGAGAGTGCCAGCAGCCCTGTGGGAGGGCTCCAGGTGCTCACTGGGGAATAGCAGTCACTTCTCCCACTGGTGGCCTGAGGGTTGGCTCGTTCCATGCGCTGGGGCAGTGGGCATGGATGGAAATCCATCCAGGCAGTGGTTCCTGGCCATAGAGATGAGCACAAgctgtgcttcagctgctgtgccttttTCCAGAAATCCCATTCCAAGCAGAGGCTCGGTACCCAAAGTCTTTAATAGGGAAGAACTTCTGTGCCTACTTGCTGGAGCTGCGGAATTCCAGCACCTCCTTCAAAGGCATCCGCAAAGCCTTGATTGACACCTTGCTGGATGGCTACGAGAGCGCCCGCTATGGCACTGgggtgagtgctgggggcaCTGCCATCCCCACAGGGCATTCCTgtgcactgccctgctgctgggactGGGGTCACGCCCTGACTTCAGCTGCATGGTCCATGGTCTTTTCTGTTTGTGTCCAGGTGTTTGGGAAAACGGAATATCTGAAGTATGAGGAAGCTCTGAATGAACTGGCAAACATgtaagtgctgctgcccagaTGCAGTGCTGGATTCTAGCAGCACGTGGGAAGGTGTGAACAGAGATGGGTTTAGGGTACGGGTGTCATCTGAGACAGGGGCTGTCCATCTGTCCCTCCATTACTGCACTTTCAGGTTTGTTCCATGGTCACAGTCACCATTCCTGCTTGTCCCGACCACTTTGAGTCAGGGACTTGCACAGATCCAGTAGCTTTAAATGCCAAGACCCCAGTGAGTGCTGTCACCATGAGAGCAGATCTGCTTCGTgttggacagacagacacaggctgagcagctgctctggggcagcagcagcagtgatggTGCCTCTTCTCTGCCCACAGCACCAAGGCCCGGGGCGGCAGCAGCCAGCGGCAGCACCAGTCAGCAGTGAAAGACCTCACGCTGTCCCCTGAAGTCTCCAACCCCACCACCATCCAGGTCACCTACCTTCCTTCCAGCCAGAAGAGCAAACGTGCCAAACACTTCCTGGAGCTGAAGAGTTTCAAGGACAACTACAACACACTGGAGAGCACCCTGTGAGCGTGCGGGGGCCTGGTGCAGTGGGTATGCTGGGCAGGTCTgggctgcagtgcaggcagcactgAGAGGAACCAGCTGCACTCTCAGATCTCCCCCTCACCCCACTTTGGAGGTCGTCACTCGGCGGgggctccatcccagctgctggagtttGGCCCTCACCAGGAGCCTgttctggagctgctgagccccTGGGGATCAGCCCCACGGCCTTCTCTGCCACAGGCTTATGACACTCCAGCCTTTGAGTCCTGCATTGTCTTGGACCCTGTGAATAAACTCATGAGCTTGAGCTTCTTTATAAAGACATGGATCCCAGCCAGCGCTCCCCTCCGCCCGTCCTTCCCTGCGGCAGCTGGCGGGAGCTGATGTTTGTCCGTCCTGTCCGTGAGGGTCTTGGGCACTGGAGCCACTTGTCTGTTTTTTCCGAAGGGTGAACACTTTTCCCCATGACGTCATTGTTCCTGCTGTCAGCCCTTTGTGCCCAGCCTGCCTGTGCGCCTGGATGGGGTAGAAATAGTTTGGTGCCTGTTCTTAGCACCATGGCTAAGCTACCGCTTTGGGCTGAGGTTTCTACTCGTTCTCCTGCAACCGGGCTTTTGGGGACGTCTCGAGTGGACAGCGTGGTGTTAAATGTCCCATCTGTTCTGCCAAGGGGGGGTGTTTGCTCCCACTCTCACCAGCGCCTCGCATGCCAGCGTCTGCCGAGCTCCTGGGGCTGAAAGCTCGTGGCCCCCACCTTGAGTCTGCCTTCTGTCAGGCTGAGGACAGCGCCGGCAGCTCACCCGTCACTGTGGCGTGGGCAGCACAGAGTGGAGGCTACAGACCTCGGCACTTTTTAATTACTGTTTAATAAAATGACAGTTTAGCTCAAGCAGGATTTGTGCCGCTGGCCTCTGACTGCAGGGCCCCGTCCCTCCCCGATCCCAGGCTGCAtccctcctgaagctgctgcGAAGTAACTGGGATGCCACTGATGGTAGCCAGGATGCTGCCATTGCTGTTGTGGTGACTGAGATGCCATGACAGTAACTGGCATACGGTGGTGGTAACCAGGATGGCACCATAACAGTAACTGGGAGGCTGTTACTGTAACCAGGATGCCGTTGCTGCCCCGGTATTCCATTAAcaccctggtgctgcagggggCCGTTGCAGGGGCCCTGTGGCACCGGCCATGGCAGTACCGAACAGCCAGAGCTCCTCACTGCGGCGGGAGGAGGTCagacagggcaggggctgggaggatGGAAGCTGTCCTGGGAGCAGGTGGAGACAGTGGGCTGTGGTGTTAAAccccgggccacaggaaccTTGCTCTTTGTTTGCAGGTCCAGGCGAGTGGGAATGCTTTAACAGAGCTCCTGAGGAGGTAGAGCTGGCAGAGCGCCCTGGGGGCTGAATTCCCCATGCTGATGAGGAGCCCtagcacagggcaggctggggggaACATCTCTGCATCCCTGACCTGCCCACCCTGTGTCTCAATAACAGTGAGCAGGGGGCCAGGGAGCACCCAAAGTGCTGGGCATCGTCCCTTGGGGTGCTGCAGTGGATcatggagaggcagctgaagaagcGTGTGGAGTTGGAGCTGCACCttgcaggcagggagcaggcagcGGTGAGGCTGGGCATTGGTTGGGTACAGCTGGGGTCCCCCATATCTGCTGCCAGGGGTGGGTGCCCCCCTTGTCCTGGGGCTGATGAGCCAGGGGGATGTGGGGGTTCAGCACTGTCCCTGTACCTGGCAGATCCGCCGAGAAGCCCTGTGCCAGCTCGTCCTGGATGAgcacctccagcaccagcaggagctGCGCCAGCAGGAGAAAGCTTTCTATGTGGAGCGGCTCTGAGTGCTCAGTCAGCCCAGTGTGTGGCACTGGCCTGGCATCGCCCAGCTCCTCACTGAGAATAAAACATGTTGAGCAAGACgggctgtgtttgctgcatgtgaggcatgggacagcccagggcagcagtgggggGAAGACACAGCCCAGCACAATTCCTGTGGCTGGGATCCAGACATGTCGCCTGCAACCCTGGGTGTCCTGGATCCTACACGCTTCATCTTGCCcatggctgtgccaggagaTGGCAGCACGGCCAGCATGCCTCACCAGGCTGGCTGCTCCACACcgggtccctgtcccagcacagtcctgctgtgccatgctgtgccaCAGCGCTCTGGGCCgtgtggcacagccctgcagcagcagggtgaggaacctggctgggctgggtgcagTGCTCCCTGTCCCATCCAGGCACCCCAAGATCCCAGTCTGCTCCCCAGCTGGGAGGGCCTGTCCCCCACCTCCCATCCCTTCTGCCTGTgcctgaccttggtgtctcccagccccagggcccaTCAGtgcctgctgtggctctgcttaTTGACAGGGCTGGcggctgctgggccagcacccCTCCCCACGGCCCTTCATTAGCTCGGCTGTCGGGCTGCATCACATCACCCAGCGCCACGCGCACGCCCCCggctctggcactgctgctgccacgtgtgtccctgctgtccccactgccACCTCATCGTGTGGCCACCTCAGGAGGCTGAAGCCCCTGACCTCCAAGGccgggctgtgtccctgtcttTCCCATGGCACTCGGGATTCTGGCTGCCCCGTGTTCTGTCCCATTGGTCATCATGAAGCCCCCAGTGCCATTCCCGAGGCTGATGCGTCCCACTGATGCAGCAAAGCACTGCTGTAGTGTGGGAAGGCTGTGCTTCCAGCACTCCATGATGTCCCATGTGCCCTTGTCGTTGGACACACCACCCTGATCCCAACAGCTCCTTCAGTGTGGGTCAGGGTCCTGCCTCTCACCCAGCATGGATGGGGCCACATACTCATCATGGATGCAGCAGGGTGACAGGCAGCCCCTCCAACTGCTCCTTGGAAGAGGAGTTCCAGCAGCTTCCCTGTGAGTTCCAGCAGCTCCCCCAAAGCAAGGGGATGTGAAGCACAACTCCCCCGTGTCAATGGGGCTCGTCCTTGGGCAGGGTCATGTGCAGCCCCTCGGTGGCACAGGGCCCacaggccagggctggcccGCAGTATTGACAGCCCTGCTAATGACAGGGAGTGTcaccaggggcaggagcaggcggCGCGGGGCCATCGACCGCATCGACCGGCAGGGGCTGGGCGGCAAGGGCGCGGGGGTCCGTGGAGGGGGCAGGGGGACGTCAATGGGTGGTAATTAATGGGAACGAGGCCAcgtgtgcagggccagggctgtcGCTGGCCACGTCCCTCTGCTCGGTGCAGCCGAGCGCGGTTATAAACGGCGGCCAGGCGACCCCCAAGCCAGAGCACAGCGGAGTCCCCCGAGCCAGCCCAGGTAAGATGGTGATGGATGTGGGCTCCCTTTGGCCCCAGCGCTGCCTTCCATGGCATGCTACTCCATGCTACTCCTGACGTGCCATGCCAGGAGACCAAgcctgcactgccctgctccagcttcatcccagCCACAGGacgcctcctgctccagcactgcatcccaggcagcccaggaccagcacagctgcccagcaggctccaggcaCTGAGGTGAGACTGGGCACTGCCACTGCAGTGCCTCAGGGGCTATACCTGGATACCACTCCCACCCCACTCTCAGcatattcttctttttctcttacaggcagctgagctccagGTCCTCCCAACTCCGTCTGCCCCTGTCTCTGTCTGATATGTTTGATATTAGGTTGTTTTATTGGAAAACCAACTAAATATCAAACATATTCTTACAGCGCCAGGGACGCCCAGCACTGACTTGGCCAGATGCTGCCTGTGCCGTGTCACAGGCAGGGGGAACCTCTGCGCCCTGTCCTGCACCCTCTGCTAGTCCTCATTGCAGCAATAAAACCTGTCTGCCCATCTCCTCAGGATTGAGAGggggagcccagagctgtccTGGGGTTTGGTGGAGGTTTGGGATGGCAGCGGGGTCAACGCTTGCCACCTGTCCCCCCGCTCACGCCAGGGATGATGACAATACAAAGGCCCGTggccctgtgcccagcactgcctccaCTGCCCTGGCATGGGAGGGGGTTATTTATGGAGGTGCAGCCACTGCTCAGGGCCCTTGGTGGGCACTGTCCCCTccagtgccctgcccagggtacccagagctgccaccagcatCCCTGGGTGCTGACCCCTTTAGCCCTCAACATCTGTCCCTGGGTGGGAGCAGTGGGTCTCTTCCGTGGGAGATCCTAACCTGATTTATGGGGCCAGTGGGACCTCTGGGCCAGCACGGGGAGGCTGCAAATCCCTCAGCTGCCCATGAAGTGGCACCACTTGCCCTGAGAATTCCTCCCCGCGCCTGGGGAatctgctcctccagctgccaAGAGCATCCTCCACCTCAGCACCAAGCACCACctcagccagagctgggcttgGGGCTCAGCAGGCTCCCGGGCTGGGTGCAGTTTCCCCTGCTGCTCCCGCAGAGCCAAACACTCTCAGCCAAGCCCCTGCTCCCAAAATAGTGCCAGGATGATCTTGCCCTTTTCTACGCCGCCCCCGGGCAGGGGTAAATGTCAGCCCAGGGCCACCAAAACCTCCTAAGCCCCCCCAAGGAAGGCAAATAAGGGGCGAGGACTTTGTGCCAGTGCTGCAAGGACCCAGTTCAACATCCTGAGGAAGCACTCGGGCACCAGCCAGGGTGTCCCGTTGCAGGGGGGAGGGGGCACCTGGAACAATGCAGGACCCCCTCTCGCagacctgctgctgctttttataACACCCCAGCTGTCCTCGGGAGCCCAAATAAGGCTGTGACCACCCGGAGCCCCCCAGGACACACAATGGGTCCTGAGCACAGACTTTTTGGGAAGGTGGAGAGGCGGGTCAGCCCAAGAAAGGCAAAGGcactgtgctgggcagagctgatAAACGGTGAGTGGGGCACAGGCGACACAGCTGCCCTAGCCA
This window of the Passer domesticus isolate bPasDom1 chromosome 32, bPasDom1.hap1, whole genome shotgun sequence genome carries:
- the C32H1orf43 gene encoding protein C1orf43 homolog, whose product is MAGAGSNWLSGVNVVLVMAYGSLVFVLLFIFVKRQIMRFAMKSRRGPHVPVGQHAPKDLKEEIDIRLSRVQDIKYEPRLLAEDDSRLLQLETPGCYNYLYRMKVLDAIRTSEIPFQAEARYPKSLIGKNFCAYLLELRNSSTSFKGIRKALIDTLLDGYESARYGTGVFGKTEYLKYEEALNELANITKARGGSSQRQHQSAVKDLTLSPEVSNPTTIQVTYLPSSQKSKRAKHFLELKSFKDNYNTLESTL